One genomic segment of Candidatus Poribacteria bacterium includes these proteins:
- the folK gene encoding 2-amino-4-hydroxy-6-hydroxymethyldihydropteridine diphosphokinase: MHVAYIGFGSNIGDRLAHIQNAIRALSKTEGITLKKISSIYTTDPVGYEAQAQFLNGVAAIQTSLSPLSLLHTLKDIETTIGRKHRIRWGPREIDLDILIYGDLCVQTEKLVIPHPEMHLRGFVLVPLAEIAPNLVHPVFQESIQTLLNRLEDNKSVLRK; this comes from the coding sequence ATGCACGTAGCCTATATTGGTTTTGGAAGTAACATCGGCGACCGACTTGCACATATCCAAAATGCCATCCGTGCGCTATCAAAAACAGAGGGAATCACCTTAAAAAAGATTTCCTCCATCTACACAACTGACCCCGTTGGTTATGAAGCACAAGCACAGTTTCTGAACGGTGTCGCTGCCATCCAAACCTCCCTTTCTCCCCTCTCTTTGCTACATACCTTAAAAGACATTGAGACCACTATTGGCAGAAAACACCGTATCCGTTGGGGACCGAGAGAGATTGACTTGGACATATTAATCTATGGGGATTTGTGCGTCCAAACAGAGAAACTCGTCATTCCGCACCCGGAGATGCATCTCCGCGGTTTCGTGTTGGTCCCGTTAGCGGAGATCGCGCCGAACCTCGTCCACCCAGTCTTTCAGGAGTCTATTCAAACCCTCCTCAATCGCCTTGAAGATAACAAATCTGTTCTAAGGAAATAA